The SAR324 cluster bacterium genome window below encodes:
- the rodA gene encoding rod shape-determining protein RodA, with protein MFDRRLISNFDWFLIFMLIVICAIGMVAMYSATTGDPVMLLYRKRQLYWILVGFGVILFTILIDYRFFVSLGYIVHGMVIGLLVLVSMFGTGGPGSPVERWLAVGPVFIQPSEFAKFSLVLALAYYFREGRRIGDLRWINLLWPALLLGVPFILILRQPDLGTALMLVIIFVPIIFLAGIRLSSMFSTLALSLVCLPIAWFYVLKPYQKDRVLTFLNPDRDPLGTGYHVIQSKIAVGSGQFWGKGFGGGTQGQLNFLPAHHTDFIFSVFSEEWGFVGAVSVLVVFLLFALWALSNVLKTKDRISAILTVGIVVIITSQVTINIGMVLGLMPVVGVPLPFFSYGGSSMLSMMFGVGLLLNIRMRRFQYN; from the coding sequence ATGTTTGATCGGCGTCTGATCTCCAATTTTGACTGGTTCCTGATTTTTATGCTGATCGTTATTTGCGCAATAGGCATGGTAGCGATGTATTCTGCGACCACAGGAGATCCGGTCATGCTGTTGTACCGCAAACGGCAATTGTACTGGATCCTGGTAGGATTTGGCGTGATATTGTTCACCATCCTGATTGATTACCGGTTTTTTGTAAGCCTTGGATACATTGTTCATGGCATGGTTATCGGCTTGCTGGTCCTGGTTTCCATGTTCGGAACAGGAGGACCCGGATCTCCGGTAGAACGCTGGCTGGCTGTTGGCCCTGTGTTTATCCAGCCTTCGGAGTTTGCCAAATTTTCTTTGGTGTTGGCCTTGGCCTATTATTTCAGGGAGGGACGTCGTATTGGCGATTTGCGCTGGATCAATCTGCTTTGGCCGGCCCTGCTTCTGGGGGTTCCGTTTATTTTGATTCTGCGCCAGCCTGACCTGGGAACAGCTCTCATGCTGGTCATTATTTTTGTGCCTATCATTTTTTTGGCTGGAATTCGTCTGAGCTCCATGTTTTCGACCCTGGCACTCAGTCTGGTGTGTTTGCCCATCGCCTGGTTCTATGTTCTCAAACCCTACCAGAAAGACCGTGTTCTTACGTTTCTTAACCCTGACCGTGATCCCTTGGGAACAGGCTATCATGTGATCCAGTCCAAAATCGCGGTTGGTAGCGGCCAATTCTGGGGTAAAGGATTTGGTGGCGGAACTCAGGGACAACTCAATTTTTTGCCGGCTCATCATACCGATTTTATTTTTTCAGTATTTTCAGAAGAATGGGGTTTTGTCGGCGCTGTGAGTGTGTTGGTCGTGTTTCTGCTGTTTGCGTTGTGGGCACTTTCCAATGTGTTGAAAACCAAAGACCGGATCAGCGCGATATTGACCGTCGGGATCGTGGTGATTATTACCTCACAGGTCACCATCAATATCGGCATGGTTCTGGGGCTGATGCCTGTGGTCGGAGTTCCCCTTCCGTTTTTCAGTTATGGGGGTTCTTCCATGCTGTCCATGATGTTTGGCGTGGGTTTGTTGTTAAATATCCGTATGAGACGATTTCAATATAATTAA
- a CDS encoding glutamate--tRNA ligase — MVRTRFAPSPTGYLHVGGLRTALFSFLYARQQQGSFLFRLEDTDRNRLVEGAEEDLIAMLKWAGITPDEGPGVGGDYGPYKQSERLEIYARHAQILLDKGHAYPCFCSAERLEQVKTEQKAQGLISRYDGHCRNLPRDAGLTRIESGEPYVIRMKIPENETILMEDLIRDKVAINSEQIDDQVLIKTDRFPTYHMAVVVDDHLMRITHVIRGEEWLPSFPKHLLLYRYFGWEPPQFAHLPLILNTDRSKLSKRQGSVSVEDFRKEGYLSQTMVNFIALLGWNPGDAQELFSMEQLIERFSFERVGKSGSVFDREKLNWMNQQYIKKLSPEELWDALAPYIQTTPFAGESPDRLKKVCQIAQNSLTQLKDIQNSLSLFFEDRGSTLSDPVLIEFLKKEESRVVLKAFLEQTETLETLEDSNFAEVMKQIQKITGIKGKNLWLPMRYAITQVEQGPDLHLMVGVYGKNKCRKMVEYALGL; from the coding sequence ATGGTTCGTACACGTTTTGCGCCAAGCCCAACCGGATACCTTCATGTCGGGGGATTGCGCACCGCATTATTCAGTTTCCTGTATGCCCGACAACAGCAGGGATCATTTCTTTTCAGACTGGAAGATACAGACCGGAATCGACTGGTTGAGGGGGCTGAGGAAGACTTGATTGCCATGCTGAAATGGGCTGGCATTACTCCTGACGAAGGACCTGGCGTTGGTGGCGATTATGGCCCCTATAAACAGTCAGAACGGCTGGAAATCTATGCCCGACACGCACAGATTCTGCTGGACAAAGGCCATGCGTATCCCTGTTTTTGCAGTGCTGAACGGCTGGAACAGGTGAAAACGGAACAAAAAGCTCAAGGATTGATTTCCCGCTATGATGGACATTGCCGTAATTTGCCACGTGATGCAGGTTTGACACGCATAGAATCAGGAGAGCCTTATGTGATCCGCATGAAAATTCCTGAAAATGAAACAATCCTGATGGAAGACCTGATTCGTGATAAAGTTGCCATCAACTCAGAACAGATTGATGACCAGGTGCTGATCAAAACCGACCGTTTCCCAACCTATCACATGGCGGTTGTGGTGGATGATCACCTCATGCGGATTACCCATGTGATCCGTGGTGAGGAATGGTTGCCTTCCTTTCCCAAGCATCTGCTACTGTATCGTTATTTTGGCTGGGAACCACCACAGTTTGCCCATCTTCCCCTGATTCTGAATACCGATCGTTCCAAGTTGAGTAAACGTCAGGGCAGTGTGTCGGTTGAAGACTTTCGTAAGGAAGGCTATCTGTCGCAGACCATGGTCAATTTTATCGCATTACTGGGCTGGAATCCCGGTGACGCGCAGGAATTGTTCAGCATGGAACAACTGATTGAACGATTCAGTTTTGAACGGGTGGGTAAATCAGGATCCGTGTTTGACAGGGAGAAACTGAACTGGATGAATCAGCAATATATCAAAAAACTGTCTCCGGAGGAGTTATGGGACGCGTTAGCTCCTTATATTCAGACCACTCCATTTGCGGGGGAATCGCCGGATCGTCTGAAAAAAGTATGTCAGATTGCTCAGAACAGTCTGACACAGCTTAAAGATATTCAGAATTCGCTATCGTTGTTTTTTGAAGATCGGGGCAGTACTCTGTCTGATCCGGTTTTGATTGAGTTCCTGAAAAAAGAAGAATCACGAGTGGTGCTGAAGGCCTTTCTGGAACAGACTGAAACGCTGGAAACACTGGAAGACAGCAACTTTGCTGAAGTGATGAAACAAATTCAAAAAATAACAGGTATCAAAGGAAAAAATTTGTGGTTGCCAATGCGTTACGCCATCACTCAGGTTGAACAAGGACCCGATCTGCATTTAATGGTGGGGGTTTATGGGAAAAACAAGTGCAGGAAGATGGTGGAGTATGCGCTGGGTCTCTAA
- a CDS encoding SUMF1/EgtB/PvdO family nonheme iron enzyme — protein MRWVSKHFLTPRFRPVMACACLMIAWSASVRAETFSSVPEAMEHAATAFFQQTDKLPALKPLIVVLNIAPRQAQRDEISEKLEKILTDQLILKNKRSIIPFDRLNRLRAEWLKVFPQTGQSEIASELTSLVGADWIVQGEYRLKDETLLSIHLELFDVLTGSILWNMELTTAMVFKIPEATARVEQPIEQDTPLVTVPTPALAEIVPVIPEPETAVVPMVLIPAGNYSIGSNSNYPEEQPVHEVFLDAFMIDIHEVTNDAFSRCKTCQKGTGIFDTTNPLQPVVYVDWENANNYCEFVGKRLPTEAEWEVAARSGSPGKYAWGDDVTQLRDYAWFAGNMDEKPGAHDVSILKPNSLGIYDMQGNVMEWVMDWFDPAYYQVSDPMNPKGPMQAVSEEYPLKGVRGGAWGGEFGTGSAENMRVAHRMGLAPWTRAFHLGFRCVRTGTTVE, from the coding sequence ATGCGCTGGGTCTCTAAGCATTTTTTAACTCCGCGATTCAGGCCGGTTATGGCCTGTGCCTGCCTGATGATCGCCTGGTCTGCCAGTGTGCGGGCCGAAACGTTTTCTTCTGTTCCCGAAGCCATGGAACATGCGGCTACAGCCTTTTTCCAGCAAACAGACAAGCTTCCTGCCTTAAAACCACTGATTGTTGTGCTGAATATTGCCCCTCGACAGGCACAGCGTGATGAGATTTCCGAAAAACTGGAAAAAATATTAACAGATCAATTGATCCTGAAAAACAAACGTAGCATTATTCCCTTTGACAGATTGAATAGACTTCGTGCGGAATGGCTCAAAGTTTTTCCGCAAACCGGTCAGAGTGAAATTGCTTCAGAGCTTACCAGTCTGGTTGGCGCAGACTGGATCGTTCAGGGAGAGTATCGTCTCAAGGATGAGACACTTCTCTCGATTCACCTGGAATTGTTTGATGTGTTGACCGGTTCCATCTTGTGGAATATGGAACTGACCACAGCCATGGTATTTAAAATTCCTGAAGCAACCGCCAGGGTTGAACAACCTATCGAACAGGACACTCCTCTGGTCACTGTTCCCACCCCTGCTCTCGCGGAAATCGTTCCGGTGATTCCTGAACCTGAAACAGCCGTTGTTCCTATGGTTCTGATTCCAGCCGGCAATTATAGCATCGGCAGTAACAGCAACTATCCTGAAGAACAGCCTGTCCATGAGGTATTTCTGGACGCTTTCATGATTGATATCCATGAAGTGACCAACGACGCTTTTTCGCGCTGCAAGACTTGTCAGAAAGGAACAGGGATTTTTGACACCACGAATCCTCTTCAACCTGTGGTGTATGTCGATTGGGAAAACGCAAATAATTACTGTGAATTTGTCGGAAAGAGGCTTCCCACTGAGGCTGAATGGGAAGTTGCCGCCAGATCGGGTAGCCCGGGAAAATATGCCTGGGGGGATGATGTCACACAACTGCGGGATTATGCCTGGTTTGCGGGGAATATGGATGAAAAACCGGGAGCGCATGATGTGTCAATTCTCAAACCGAACAGTCTGGGAATTTACGACATGCAGGGCAATGTCATGGAATGGGTGATGGATTGGTTTGATCCCGCGTATTACCAGGTTTCAGATCCGATGAATCCCAAAGGGCCGATGCAGGCTGTTTCAGAAGAATATCCGCTCAAAGGTGTCAGAGGTGGTGCCTGGGGTGGCGAATTTGGAACTGGCTCGGCAGAAAATATGAGAGTGGCACACAGGATGGGATTGGCACCCTGGACTCGGGCATTTCATCTGGGATTCCGCTGTGTCAGAACTGGCACAACCGTTGAGTGA
- a CDS encoding 3-deoxy-D-manno-octulosonic acid transferase encodes MKLSPFQKFWSTLYNLLFLPVAWILVKIVSMKSENLRESLQGRKDLWTRIGNQLARREWKKPLIWFHVASAGEYLQAQPLMELCKTHDVEFAVTYTSVNALKWLKKINFSETGGAVMCDYLPLDYPYFMRRLLALIQPSAIVYIKFDLWPNLLWEAYRQNIPQYLVSASVSPDSGKVNSFLGRSFFQSLYPCLEQIFTVTETDRQLLENAGANPEQLLIAGNTRIDSVIYRRDRIPVPHMPCRDDQFVFIAGSSWPPDEKCMVPVLLESLKQNSRLMVIMVPHEPTESHLAPLEQMFQAWKPVRWSQWHTQNTDARVVLVDTVGVLSSLYHKGHLAYIGGGFTTGIHNIMEPCAMGVPVIFGPKYHNAPEALDLISQGLVFSVETTEEFRKIFNELLGSPELTKNIGHQLREYVESASGASKMCFEIILERCEMEEPAM; translated from the coding sequence ATGAAACTGTCTCCCTTTCAGAAATTCTGGTCCACACTATACAACCTTCTATTTCTGCCTGTCGCCTGGATACTGGTCAAGATTGTGTCCATGAAATCTGAAAATCTCCGGGAATCCCTGCAAGGCCGCAAGGATCTCTGGACGCGTATCGGGAACCAGCTTGCCCGGCGTGAATGGAAAAAACCGCTGATCTGGTTTCATGTCGCCAGCGCGGGAGAATATCTTCAGGCACAACCCTTGATGGAATTGTGCAAAACGCATGATGTGGAATTCGCTGTCACCTACACTTCTGTCAACGCTCTCAAATGGTTGAAAAAAATCAATTTCAGTGAAACCGGAGGCGCTGTCATGTGTGATTATCTCCCACTGGATTACCCTTATTTCATGCGTCGTCTGCTGGCCTTGATCCAACCTTCTGCTATCGTGTATATCAAATTTGACCTGTGGCCTAATCTGCTCTGGGAAGCATACCGGCAAAACATTCCGCAATACCTGGTTTCTGCTTCCGTCTCTCCTGACTCAGGCAAAGTGAACTCTTTTCTGGGACGGTCTTTTTTTCAAAGCCTGTATCCCTGTCTGGAACAGATTTTTACAGTCACGGAAACAGACCGGCAGTTGCTGGAAAATGCCGGAGCCAATCCTGAACAATTGCTGATTGCCGGGAACACCCGCATAGACAGCGTCATTTACCGGCGAGACCGGATCCCGGTTCCGCACATGCCGTGCCGTGATGACCAGTTTGTTTTTATCGCGGGAAGCTCCTGGCCACCGGATGAAAAGTGCATGGTGCCTGTCTTGCTGGAATCCCTGAAACAAAATTCCCGGTTGATGGTGATCATGGTGCCACATGAACCCACAGAATCACATCTGGCCCCCCTGGAACAGATGTTTCAAGCTTGGAAACCTGTCCGCTGGTCACAATGGCACACTCAAAACACAGACGCACGAGTGGTGCTGGTCGATACAGTTGGAGTTCTTTCATCCCTTTATCACAAGGGACATCTGGCCTATATCGGCGGAGGCTTCACCACTGGAATCCACAACATTATGGAGCCTTGCGCCATGGGAGTGCCCGTGATCTTTGGTCCAAAATATCACAATGCGCCTGAAGCACTGGATCTTATTTCCCAGGGACTGGTATTTTCTGTAGAAACAACGGAGGAGTTCAGAAAAATATTCAATGAATTACTGGGTTCACCAGAATTGACAAAAAATATTGGACATCAATTGCGAGAGTATGTGGAGTCAGCCAGTGGAGCTTCAAAGATGTGTTTTGAGATCATTCTGGAGCGGTGTGAGATGGAGGAGCCTGCGATGTGA
- a CDS encoding SUMF1/EgtB/PvdO family nonheme iron enzyme has protein sequence MFLIGMVNPFAVQGQTIFQNLVVDYGQTVVTDFVTYAVQGERYPLMHAISKLRYRVLSEKLSLTSPGQTKACSDFRNLGTPVPVDKKDFCQKYDQLVDLSKQGLANLDAFEEMIRVLETWLIREVERQKASTAMKRWIQQKLNCLDELTRCGNDEGAMLTRISKRDPNLLRLYRFTLKNLHKKLFPVMLDSLAQGVPADSPCIFTGKLGNLVVEKGMVFIPYGVFLMGSTEGRENERPVHAVEQDGFWIDRCEVTNAMLQEFLVKDPYLRKSTFPRKYHDGEYLQLWDDDLKMPKTQDNMPVVYVSWFAANYYCLQTGKRLPSEAEWERAARGNVLTQTNYGHGNDLVLLKNYGWFNENSEGFFHVVADLAPNDFQLFDMHGNAWEWVYDWYSPYSSGRVTNPQGPSDGKYRVLRGGSWKSPAFHLRSSMRGDDSPINTSPDVGFRCATDSRPR, from the coding sequence GTGTTCCTGATCGGGATGGTCAATCCCTTTGCCGTTCAGGGGCAAACCATATTTCAGAATCTGGTCGTGGATTATGGTCAGACGGTGGTGACTGACTTTGTGACCTATGCTGTTCAGGGGGAACGATATCCCCTGATGCATGCGATTTCAAAACTCAGATACCGTGTTCTTTCCGAAAAATTGAGTCTTACCAGTCCCGGCCAGACCAAAGCTTGTTCAGATTTCAGAAATCTGGGGACACCTGTGCCCGTTGATAAAAAGGATTTTTGTCAAAAATATGACCAGTTGGTTGATTTGTCAAAACAAGGATTAGCGAATCTTGATGCGTTTGAAGAAATGATACGGGTTTTAGAGACATGGCTCATTCGTGAAGTTGAACGGCAAAAAGCGTCAACAGCCATGAAGCGCTGGATTCAGCAAAAATTGAATTGCCTGGATGAGTTGACACGTTGTGGCAATGATGAGGGCGCCATGCTGACAAGAATCTCAAAACGTGACCCTAACCTGCTGAGACTCTACCGCTTTACTCTGAAAAATCTCCACAAGAAACTTTTTCCAGTCATGCTGGATTCCCTTGCTCAGGGGGTTCCCGCAGATTCTCCCTGCATTTTTACAGGGAAATTGGGGAATCTTGTCGTTGAAAAAGGAATGGTTTTTATTCCTTATGGTGTGTTTTTAATGGGCAGCACGGAAGGTCGCGAAAATGAGCGACCGGTTCATGCGGTGGAACAGGATGGTTTCTGGATCGATCGCTGTGAAGTGACCAACGCCATGTTGCAGGAATTTCTGGTGAAAGATCCTTATCTTCGTAAAAGTACCTTCCCCAGAAAATATCATGATGGTGAATACCTCCAGTTATGGGACGACGATTTGAAAATGCCCAAAACTCAGGACAACATGCCGGTTGTTTATGTATCCTGGTTTGCGGCTAATTATTATTGTCTCCAAACAGGAAAAAGACTCCCTTCGGAAGCAGAATGGGAAAGAGCTGCCCGGGGCAATGTGCTCACCCAGACAAATTATGGTCATGGCAATGATCTGGTTTTGTTGAAAAACTATGGATGGTTCAATGAAAATTCAGAAGGTTTTTTTCATGTTGTCGCCGATCTTGCCCCCAATGATTTTCAGCTATTTGATATGCATGGCAATGCCTGGGAATGGGTTTATGACTGGTATTCGCCATATTCCTCCGGCCGGGTGACCAATCCGCAGGGGCCCTCTGACGGCAAATACAGGGTGCTTCGTGGAGGCTCCTGGAAAAGTCCGGCCTTTCATCTCAGAAGCAGTATGCGTGGTGACGATTCCCCCATCAACACCAGTCCTGATGTCGGCTTTCGCT